The following are from one region of the Fragaria vesca subsp. vesca unplaced genomic scaffold, FraVesHawaii_1.0 scf0513033, whole genome shotgun sequence genome:
- the LOC101302802 gene encoding uncharacterized protein LOC101302802 produces MAQMQIKNKQGKTKTYFDDDIALMKKVLPKGNSCPKNFDQVTRMLAGLYLDHQKIDACINNCILYYKDNKDEVECPHCYQPRYEASTSSNQKKPIPRKVLRYFSFCPRQQRMYMSSHTAKHMRWHQARHQGEERIDLDNLTHPADGEAWQHFDRSFPEFAGDCRNVRLGLATDGFNPIGNMNLSYSIWLVTEFPYNLPPNMCMRKEYNFLTLMVPGPCSPRKCLDVYMRPLIDEL; encoded by the coding sequence ATGGCGCAAATGCAGATAAAAAACAAGCAGGGAAAGACTAAGacatattttgatgatgatattgcaCTTATGAAGAAAGTGCTCCCCAAAGGTAACAGTTGTCCAAAAAATTTCGACCAGGTAACAAGGATGTTGGCTGGCCTCTATCTTGATCACCAAAAGATAGACGCTTGCATTAATAACTGCATCTTGtattacaaagacaacaaggatgaagttgagtgCCCACACTGCTACCAGCCAAGGTATGAAGCTTCCACTTCATCTAACCAGAAAAAGCCCATTCCTAGGAAGGTTCTTCGTTACTTCTCGTTTTGTCCTCGTCAGCAACGtatgtacatgtcttcacatacGGCCAAGCATATGAGATGGCACCAGGCAAGGCAccagggagaggagaggataGATCTGGATAATCTCACACACCCCgcagacggggaggcttggcaGCACTTTGACCGTTCTTTTCCCGAATTTGCTGGAGACTGTCGAAATGTCAGACTCGGACTTGCAACAGACGGATTCAATCCTATaggaaacatgaatttgtcttacAGCATTTGGCTTGTGACAGAATTTCCGTACAATCTACCTCCCAACATGTGTATGAGGAAGGAGTACAATTTTCTTACGCTTATGGTTCCAGGGCCGTGTTCTCCAAGAAAGTGCTTGGATGTGTACATGAGACCATTAATTGACGAGCTATAG